A genomic region of Dreissena polymorpha isolate Duluth1 chromosome 4, UMN_Dpol_1.0, whole genome shotgun sequence contains the following coding sequences:
- the LOC127879837 gene encoding glycoprotein 3-alpha-L-fucosyltransferase A-like: MGVSVTKRLLHGPLQIENLPTNVTFSDGIYRILWYNPPLFLTTRPEAKYSGFTRCKFSNCAMLFDQCELERSHAVIFYGRHLRQDVLKPIRRPLGQVWIFAADESPVHYNIDGDEWSDENWRHRFNWTMTYDKTNTDIFLPYGKLQQRTHANIRNYSAIALQKFRGGILISSHCNNKAEREKYAKILQRYIPIDIKGKCGHPWTCGTQYVHDNCFDILNSTYKFFLAFENSLCRGYFTEKLFENYNYDTLIVTRGGGQGEASATFPSGTVISTDSFQSVDELGEYLAALHMSPELYAERLKDKDKFYADSYSSVYQNAMCRLCEMMNKQDHFRKQIPDTFEWAYSSEPCRVPDDIPS; the protein is encoded by the coding sequence ATTGAAAACCTCCCAACCAACGTGACTTTCTCAGACGGCATCTACAGGATCCTTTGGTATAATCCGCCATTATTTCTTACGACCAGACCGGAAGCGAAATACAGCGGATTTACCCGATGTAAATTCAGCAACTGTGCCATGCTGTTTGACCAGTGTGAGTTAGAACGCAGTCACGCTGTGATATTTTATGGACGTCATTTACGTCAAGATGTTTTAAAGCCGATTCGCCGTCCCTTGGGACAAGTGTGGATTTTCGCAGCAGACGAAAGCCCAGTTCATTACAATATCGACGGAGACGAATGGTCAGACGAAAACTGGAGGCATAGGTTTAATTGGACAATGACATACGACAAAACGAATACGGATATTTTTCTACCGTACGGCAAGCTGCAGCAGAGAACTCATGCAAACATTCGAAATTATTCCGCAATAGCGTTACAGAAATTTCGTGGCGGGATTTTAATAAGTTCACATTGTAATAATAAAGCTGAAAGAGAAAAATACGCCAAGATTTTGCAACGGTACATTCCTATCGATATAAAAGGTAAATGCGGACATCCTTGGACATGTGGGACGCAATATGTCCACGACAATTGCTTCGATATTTTAAACAGTACCTACAAGTTCTTTTTAGCATTTGAAAATTCTTTATGTAGGGGCTATTTTACAGAAAAACTATTCGAGAATTACAATTACGATACTTTAATAGTCACTAGAGGAGGTGGCCAAGGCGAAGCGTCAGCTACATTTCCGTCTGGGACAGTTATAAGTACGGATTCCTTCCAAAGTGTCGACGAGCTAGGGGAATATCTCGCCGCACTGCACATGTCGCCGGAGTTATACGCCGAAAGACTGAAAGATAAGGACAAGTTCTACGCGGACAGTTATTCCAGCGTTTACCAAAACGCGATGTGCCGTTTATGTGAGATGATGAATAAACAGGACCACTTTAGGAAACAGATACCGGACACGTTCGAATGGGCGTACAGCTCTGAACCGTGCAGAGTACCAGACGATATACCGTCGTga